The Rhodothermales bacterium genome has a window encoding:
- a CDS encoding ABC transporter permease, with the protein MRFLATLSQFFYDLWAQRLRTTLTILGITWGTVAVIVLLAFGVGLEKQSRKNMHGMGDGIVVMFGGRTTKSFEGFPDGREIPLREEDAMMLAREISEIESISPEYIERNTAVRVGQASTMPAITGIYPVYGDMRNVIAEPGGRFINTLDMQNRRRVAVLGNEIKRLLFADEDAIGKQIMVGEAAFTVVGVMQPKTQNSSYNSRDSDRMFIPASTHKSLFGDRYVNNIIYQPADPLLSEAIETRVYEVMGRRNRFDPTDEDALGIWDTNEADKFMRAFFLGFNIFMGVIGSFTLTVGGIGVANIMYVVVRERTREIGVKRSVGARRRDILMQFFGETFLIVGIGATLGFGIAVGLVKALAFLPIQDAVGTPEVSPMVAVTTMALLAIIAFLAGFFPARKASRLDPVECLRT; encoded by the coding sequence ATGCGTTTCCTCGCCACGTTATCCCAGTTTTTCTACGACCTCTGGGCGCAGCGCCTGCGGACGACCCTGACGATCCTCGGCATCACCTGGGGTACGGTGGCGGTGATCGTCCTGCTGGCCTTCGGTGTCGGGCTCGAGAAGCAGTCGCGTAAAAACATGCACGGCATGGGGGATGGCATCGTGGTGATGTTCGGCGGGCGGACCACCAAGTCGTTTGAAGGGTTTCCGGACGGGCGCGAGATCCCTCTCCGGGAGGAGGACGCCATGATGCTCGCTCGGGAGATTTCGGAAATCGAAAGCATCAGCCCGGAGTATATCGAGCGAAACACCGCGGTGCGGGTGGGTCAGGCCTCGACGATGCCGGCGATCACGGGGATTTACCCGGTTTATGGCGATATGCGTAACGTCATCGCCGAGCCCGGCGGACGGTTCATCAACACGCTCGACATGCAGAACCGCCGGCGGGTGGCCGTGCTCGGAAACGAGATCAAGCGCCTCCTTTTTGCGGACGAGGACGCGATAGGGAAACAGATCATGGTCGGCGAGGCCGCCTTCACCGTGGTCGGCGTGATGCAGCCCAAGACGCAGAATTCGTCCTACAACTCGCGGGATTCAGACCGGATGTTCATCCCGGCCAGCACCCATAAGTCGCTCTTCGGAGACCGGTACGTGAACAACATCATCTATCAGCCGGCGGACCCCCTGCTCAGCGAAGCTATCGAGACCCGCGTGTACGAGGTGATGGGCCGGCGCAACCGGTTCGACCCGACCGACGAGGACGCCCTCGGCATCTGGGATACCAACGAGGCCGACAAGTTCATGCGGGCCTTTTTCCTCGGATTCAACATCTTTATGGGCGTCATCGGGAGCTTCACCCTCACGGTGGGCGGAATCGGGGTGGCGAACATCATGTACGTCGTCGTCCGCGAGCGCACCCGCGAGATCGGCGTGAAACGGTCGGTCGGCGCCCGCCGGCGCGACATCCTCATGCAGTTCTTCGGCGAAACATTCCTGATCGTGGGCATCGGCGCCACGCTCGGTTTCGGCATCGCTGTCGGCCTCGTGAAGGCCCTCGCCTTCCTCCCGATCCAGGACGCCGTCGGCACCCCGGAAGTGTCGCCCATGGTGGCCGTGACCACGATGGCATTGCTCGCCATCATCGCCTTCCTCGCCGGCTTCTTCCCCGCCCGCAAAGCCTCCCGGCTGGACCCGGTGGAGTGCTTGCGAACTTGA
- a CDS encoding ABC transporter permease, translating to MWKILLQEFWNDLRTQKTRAFLTMFAITWGTLSVVLLLAFGEGLGRTMQSGLLNAGDRIFQIYGGETSQSYEGLDKGRRIRLIREDLDLLQRSIADVDLGSISYGRWGVALQVGQNKTTTYMEGVGEAFEDMRRMYPAAGGRFLNAIDESQKRRVVFLGPELAGRLFGETEPVGGSVMIDGLPFTVVGIMQEKLQTSMNNGPDANRAIIPSSTFETIYGHRYIDHMVLRPRNVAVAPAVKQQIYEVLGRKYKFDASDERALGIWDFIENEKESAKVFMGIQLFLGLVGGLTLLLAGVGVANIMYVTVKERTREFGVKLALGARKYHIKIQVIFEALLIALMGGAIGLLVSYGVVKAIQSLPNKEGAMEFLANPVLSTPVALLTVGVLTVIGLLAGYFPARKAANVDPVESLRYE from the coding sequence ATGTGGAAAATCCTCCTCCAGGAATTCTGGAACGACCTGCGGACGCAAAAGACGCGGGCGTTTCTGACGATGTTCGCCATTACGTGGGGGACGCTGTCGGTGGTGCTGTTGCTGGCCTTCGGCGAGGGGCTGGGGCGGACGATGCAGAGCGGGCTGCTGAATGCCGGCGACCGCATCTTCCAGATCTACGGGGGCGAAACCAGTCAGTCGTATGAGGGCCTCGACAAAGGCCGGCGCATCCGGCTCATCCGCGAGGACCTCGACCTGCTTCAACGGTCGATCGCGGACGTAGACCTTGGCAGCATCTCCTACGGCCGCTGGGGCGTAGCGCTCCAGGTGGGGCAAAACAAAACCACGACGTACATGGAAGGCGTCGGCGAAGCCTTTGAGGATATGCGGCGCATGTATCCCGCGGCCGGTGGGCGTTTTCTGAATGCCATCGACGAGTCCCAGAAACGCCGCGTCGTGTTCCTGGGGCCGGAACTGGCCGGCCGGCTCTTCGGCGAGACCGAGCCTGTTGGGGGATCGGTGATGATCGACGGTCTCCCGTTCACCGTCGTCGGCATCATGCAGGAAAAGCTTCAGACCTCAATGAACAACGGGCCAGATGCCAACCGCGCCATCATCCCCTCGTCGACCTTCGAGACGATTTACGGGCATCGGTACATCGACCATATGGTCCTGCGGCCGCGCAATGTGGCGGTGGCGCCGGCGGTCAAGCAACAGATCTACGAGGTGCTCGGACGTAAATACAAATTTGATGCGTCGGACGAGCGGGCGCTGGGCATCTGGGACTTCATCGAGAACGAGAAGGAAAGCGCCAAGGTGTTTATGGGCATCCAGCTCTTCCTGGGGCTCGTTGGCGGGTTGACGCTGCTGCTGGCCGGGGTGGGGGTGGCGAACATTATGTACGTCACGGTCAAGGAGCGGACCCGCGAGTTCGGCGTCAAGCTGGCGCTAGGCGCCCGTAAGTATCACATCAAAATCCAGGTGATCTTCGAGGCGCTCCTCATCGCCCTGATGGGCGGCGCGATCGGGTTGCTGGTCTCCTACGGCGTCGTCAAAGCGATCCAGAGCTTGCCGAACAAAGAGGGTGCGATGGAATTCCTCGCCAACCCTGTGCTCTCCACGCCAGTCGCTCTCCTGACGGTGGGCGTATTGACGGTGATCGGGCTCCTCGCCGGCTACTTTCCCGCGCGGAAGGCGGCGAACGTGGACCCGGTGGAGTCTCTCCGATACGAATAA
- a CDS encoding aminotransferase class V-fold PLP-dependent enzyme: MSTRRDFFGHIGRPAAAALTAASLNPAALPNLLETLAHYPGAPAVVAADEAFWRTVQQAFTVDRSLVNLNNGGVSPSPADVQAAMKRYLDFSNLAPVYTMWEILEPQREGVRQRVARDFGCDTEEIALTRNASESLQICQLGIDLKAGDEVLTSTHDYPRMLTTFKQRERREGIRLVQFPLPVPAEDDDEVVRLFESHITPRTKMILMSHIVNITGQILPVKKVVQMAREKGIPVVVDGAHAYAHFAFTHADLDCDYYGSSLHKWLLAPHGTGLLYVRKEKIKDLWPLMASPDTMDDNIRKYEEIGTHPAANYLAIADALTFHQGIGAERKQERLRYLTKYWADALLRHDRVRLNTSLKPGMSCGIGNVQVVGVDTAALKNYLWKEHRIIVVPIIHPEFEGLRVTPNVYTTLEELDRFVDAMEHVIKHGLPSA; encoded by the coding sequence ATGTCTACCCGTCGCGACTTCTTCGGTCATATCGGCCGGCCTGCCGCCGCCGCCCTGACCGCCGCGAGCCTTAATCCGGCCGCCCTTCCCAATCTCCTGGAAACCCTCGCCCACTACCCGGGCGCACCGGCCGTAGTGGCGGCTGACGAGGCATTCTGGCGTACCGTGCAGCAGGCATTTACGGTGGATCGCAGCCTGGTGAACCTCAACAACGGCGGTGTGAGCCCGTCGCCGGCGGACGTCCAGGCTGCCATGAAGCGGTACCTCGACTTCTCGAATCTCGCACCCGTCTATACGATGTGGGAGATCCTCGAGCCCCAGCGCGAGGGTGTCCGGCAACGTGTGGCGCGGGATTTTGGATGTGATACGGAGGAAATCGCCCTGACGCGGAATGCGTCCGAGAGCCTCCAGATCTGCCAGCTCGGCATCGATCTCAAAGCCGGCGATGAGGTCCTGACCTCCACGCATGACTATCCGCGCATGCTCACCACCTTCAAGCAGCGCGAGCGCCGGGAGGGCATCCGGCTCGTCCAGTTCCCGCTTCCCGTGCCGGCCGAGGACGACGACGAGGTGGTGCGGCTGTTCGAGTCGCACATCACGCCCCGCACGAAGATGATCCTGATGTCCCACATCGTGAACATCACGGGGCAGATCCTGCCGGTCAAAAAAGTCGTCCAGATGGCGCGGGAAAAGGGCATCCCGGTGGTCGTCGATGGCGCGCATGCCTACGCCCACTTCGCGTTTACACATGCTGATCTCGACTGTGATTATTACGGCTCCAGCCTGCATAAATGGCTGCTCGCGCCGCACGGTACCGGCCTGTTGTACGTCCGCAAAGAGAAAATCAAGGATCTCTGGCCGCTCATGGCCTCGCCGGATACGATGGACGACAACATCCGCAAGTACGAGGAGATCGGCACCCACCCGGCCGCCAATTACCTCGCTATCGCCGATGCCCTCACATTCCACCAGGGCATCGGGGCCGAGCGGAAGCAAGAGCGGTTGCGGTACCTCACGAAGTACTGGGCCGACGCGTTGCTCCGCCACGACCGCGTGCGCCTCAACACCAGCCTGAAACCCGGCATGTCCTGCGGGATCGGGAATGTGCAGGTAGTGGGCGTAGATACGGCCGCGCTCAAAAACTACCTCTGGAAAGAGCACCGGATCATCGTCGTCCCCATCATCCACCCGGAATTCGAAGGTCTCCGGGTGACGCCGAACGTATATACGACGCTAGAGGAACTGGATCGCTTCGTCGATGCTATGGAACATGTGATCAAGCACGGCCTGCCTTCTGCCTGA
- a CDS encoding choice-of-anchor D domain-containing protein: protein MQLPRVFVSVFLSLLVSAGGFSLAHAQVSVKLSLGEDGGPFDYFGESVAIDGGYAVVGSWLGDNANGKDAGTAYLYRQNGPGWDLDATLLASDGEAGDQFGVSVAIDGEVAVVGARRDDNENGPFAGAAYVFVRDGAGWREDARLLAPEGAFDDQFGAAVDVSGDRVVVGAPGFTRQRGAAYIYRKTDAEWVLEGRIEAADGADGDAFGEAVAIDGDHVVVGAEAHDTNGLVDAGAAYVFSFTGSLWVQQATLAATTPAGDDGFGGSVSISDLYAVVGNARESVEGRDEAGAAYLFVRTGTAWSLQTRMLPFSSGEGDEFGSAVHIEGGYAIVGARWRRNGDGDKAGAVYLFERFGAAWSLETQLIAADGAFGDQFGSALGFSNEQAIVGARWDDNDGGQDAGAAYIFPVGGSGLPALLASSASLSFNTVAVGQSVENSFTISNIGTADLNITGVSIEGEGASSYVVVSGGPALLAPLASIGVTVRFSPQSPGAKPARLVIVSNAADSPHEVELNGQGSDGLQPGIARVLASRGEVEPRFGSTVAVSGDFAIVGAEGLNDTDPGAAYIYRRSGETWIQQARLMANEGMGGDRFGSAVSIDGDRALIGAWSADEARGAAYVFVRSGSVWVQQARIQADDALPGDRFGWSVSIDGNAAAIGALEDDNERGLGAGSVYLFQRSGSNWTQQTRLAASDGRQGDRFGSAVALRDLQLIVGAANGGFFGEGKAYIFEFDGTVWDAEGQLAASDGGLSDGFGATLAIEGDVAVVGAPLRDGDSTLDVGGAYIFERVEAEWVERARLGATDGASGAEFGTAVAIQGDEVIVGAVGVDNQRGAAYVFSKSGEDWLFDVRISALGARDGDGFGGALGFSGSDLIVGAPDADNLNGTDAGAVYFYSRIGLSWAQQTLVIASSRVIEPYFGASVTLGDGMAVIGASGGEGTPGAAYVYERTGVSWRQVAELVASDGEGGDGFGAAVALAGNYLFVGAPGDDNERGADAGAVYVFLRGSESWSEQSRIVAPSGAVGDAFGAAITVQGEEVFVGAPADDNTNGEDAGAVFVFRRDGAQWPSTGTLLASDGGAGDRFGESVSVDGVDLLIGAPQEGPFATGAAYIFRWDGLDWNPEAKLVASVGSVDDGLGASVALEGDFALVGAPNRGDADAGAAYVFRRTGGLWGVRELAVLQASDESDGQRFGRGVALSGSYALIGADGADAERGAAYVFQRSGTNWLEKARMGPTDEGGPDRFGQTVALDGEDALIGARYDANGNGATAGSAYLVALEGQVIITAVDEPDAMTPPAFVLEQNYPNPFRSETTIRYILPATAQVSLRVYDVLGREVDVVVDQLQPAGPYAVAYDGSRLAAGIYLYRIQAGDTAQVRRFIVVR from the coding sequence ATGCAACTCCCCCGCGTTTTTGTCTCTGTTTTCCTGTCCCTTCTCGTGAGTGCCGGCGGGTTCTCCTTAGCGCACGCGCAGGTCAGCGTCAAGCTGTCTCTGGGTGAAGATGGCGGGCCATTCGATTATTTCGGGGAGTCGGTAGCCATCGACGGCGGGTATGCCGTCGTGGGAAGCTGGCTGGGGGATAATGCGAACGGGAAGGACGCCGGCACCGCCTACCTCTATCGCCAGAATGGGCCCGGGTGGGATCTCGACGCGACGTTGCTCGCGAGCGACGGCGAGGCCGGCGACCAGTTCGGCGTCTCGGTGGCGATCGATGGGGAGGTCGCGGTGGTGGGCGCACGACGCGACGACAACGAAAACGGTCCGTTCGCCGGCGCGGCCTATGTGTTTGTCCGCGATGGCGCGGGCTGGCGGGAGGACGCGCGGCTCCTGGCGCCGGAAGGCGCCTTCGACGATCAATTCGGGGCAGCGGTTGATGTGTCGGGGGATCGTGTCGTCGTCGGAGCCCCCGGCTTTACGCGTCAGCGGGGCGCGGCCTACATCTACCGGAAAACGGACGCCGAATGGGTGCTGGAAGGCCGCATCGAGGCCGCGGACGGAGCGGATGGCGATGCCTTCGGCGAAGCGGTGGCGATCGATGGCGACCACGTGGTGGTCGGCGCCGAGGCTCATGATACCAACGGACTGGTGGATGCCGGCGCAGCGTACGTCTTCAGCTTCACGGGATCCCTCTGGGTCCAGCAAGCCACCCTCGCCGCGACGACCCCCGCCGGCGACGACGGCTTCGGCGGCTCGGTCTCGATCAGCGACCTGTACGCGGTGGTCGGCAACGCCCGCGAATCCGTGGAAGGGCGGGACGAAGCGGGCGCGGCCTACCTCTTTGTCCGCACCGGCACGGCCTGGAGCCTCCAGACGCGTATGCTGCCGTTCTCGAGCGGCGAAGGCGACGAGTTTGGCTCTGCGGTACACATTGAAGGGGGGTACGCAATCGTCGGCGCCCGCTGGCGACGCAATGGCGACGGCGACAAAGCCGGCGCGGTATATCTGTTCGAGCGCTTCGGCGCGGCCTGGTCGCTCGAAACCCAGCTCATCGCCGCTGACGGCGCCTTTGGCGATCAGTTCGGGAGCGCGCTCGGGTTCAGCAACGAGCAGGCGATCGTGGGGGCGCGATGGGACGACAACGACGGCGGCCAGGACGCCGGCGCGGCGTACATTTTCCCCGTAGGCGGCAGCGGGCTGCCGGCGTTACTCGCCAGCAGCGCCAGTCTCTCGTTTAACACCGTGGCGGTGGGACAATCGGTAGAAAACTCGTTCACGATTTCAAATATCGGAACGGCCGATCTGAACATCACCGGCGTCTCCATCGAAGGGGAGGGCGCGTCTTCGTACGTGGTGGTCTCCGGAGGACCCGCGTTGCTGGCGCCTCTGGCTAGTATCGGCGTTACCGTGCGTTTTTCGCCGCAGAGCCCGGGCGCGAAGCCGGCCCGCCTCGTCATCGTCAGCAACGCGGCGGACAGTCCGCACGAGGTGGAACTCAACGGCCAGGGGAGTGATGGCCTCCAGCCCGGCATCGCGCGGGTGCTGGCCTCTCGCGGGGAGGTCGAACCGCGATTCGGCAGCACGGTGGCCGTGAGCGGAGATTTTGCCATCGTCGGCGCCGAAGGCTTAAACGATACGGATCCGGGGGCCGCGTATATCTATCGGCGTTCGGGCGAAACGTGGATCCAGCAGGCTCGGTTGATGGCCAACGAAGGGATGGGCGGGGATCGATTTGGGAGCGCGGTGTCGATCGACGGCGACCGGGCCCTGATCGGCGCATGGAGCGCCGACGAGGCGCGGGGCGCCGCGTACGTCTTTGTGCGTAGCGGCTCGGTATGGGTCCAGCAAGCCCGCATCCAGGCGGACGATGCGTTGCCGGGCGACCGATTCGGCTGGTCGGTCTCGATCGACGGCAACGCGGCCGCGATCGGGGCCCTGGAGGATGACAACGAGCGCGGCCTGGGCGCCGGCAGCGTCTACCTCTTCCAGCGCTCGGGCTCGAATTGGACGCAACAAACCCGCCTCGCGGCCTCGGACGGCCGGCAGGGGGATCGATTCGGCAGCGCCGTGGCCCTGCGCGATCTCCAGTTGATCGTCGGCGCGGCGAACGGAGGCTTTTTTGGAGAGGGCAAGGCCTACATCTTTGAGTTCGACGGCACGGTGTGGGATGCGGAAGGCCAGCTCGCCGCGTCGGACGGCGGACTGAGCGACGGCTTTGGCGCCACACTCGCCATCGAAGGCGATGTGGCGGTGGTGGGCGCGCCGTTGCGCGACGGCGACAGCACGCTGGATGTAGGGGGAGCGTACATCTTCGAGCGGGTGGAAGCGGAGTGGGTCGAGCGCGCCCGGCTAGGCGCCACGGACGGCGCGAGCGGAGCCGAGTTTGGAACGGCCGTCGCCATCCAGGGGGACGAGGTGATCGTCGGCGCGGTCGGTGTCGACAACCAGCGCGGCGCGGCCTACGTGTTCTCAAAAAGTGGTGAGGACTGGCTGTTCGATGTTCGCATCTCGGCCCTCGGGGCCCGCGACGGCGATGGCTTTGGCGGCGCCCTCGGGTTTAGCGGCAGCGATCTCATCGTGGGCGCTCCGGATGCCGACAACCTCAACGGGACCGACGCCGGCGCCGTCTACTTCTACAGCCGGATCGGCCTTTCCTGGGCGCAGCAAACTCTGGTCATCGCCTCGAGCCGGGTCATCGAGCCCTACTTCGGCGCCTCGGTGACGCTGGGCGATGGGATGGCCGTCATCGGCGCGAGCGGCGGCGAGGGGACTCCGGGCGCGGCCTATGTCTATGAGCGCACGGGGGTAAGCTGGCGGCAGGTCGCCGAGCTGGTCGCCTCCGATGGCGAGGGCGGTGATGGCTTCGGCGCGGCGGTGGCTCTGGCCGGCAACTACCTGTTTGTGGGCGCACCAGGCGATGACAACGAGCGCGGCGCCGACGCCGGCGCCGTCTATGTCTTCCTCCGCGGCAGCGAATCGTGGAGCGAGCAGTCGCGTATCGTGGCCCCATCGGGGGCCGTCGGCGATGCGTTCGGCGCCGCAATCACTGTACAGGGCGAAGAGGTGTTCGTGGGCGCGCCGGCGGACGACAACACCAACGGCGAGGATGCCGGCGCCGTATTTGTCTTCCGCCGCGATGGGGCCCAGTGGCCGTCCACCGGCACGCTGCTGGCCAGTGACGGCGGCGCGGGCGACCGGTTCGGCGAGAGTGTGTCGGTCGATGGGGTGGACCTGCTGATCGGCGCGCCCCAGGAAGGACCTTTTGCAACCGGCGCGGCCTACATCTTCCGATGGGATGGGCTGGACTGGAACCCCGAGGCCAAACTCGTGGCTTCGGTCGGATCGGTGGATGACGGTCTCGGAGCTTCCGTGGCGCTGGAGGGCGACTTTGCCCTCGTCGGCGCGCCAAACCGAGGCGATGCCGACGCCGGCGCCGCCTATGTCTTCCGGCGCACCGGCGGCCTGTGGGGCGTCCGTGAACTGGCCGTGCTCCAGGCTTCCGACGAAAGCGACGGCCAGCGCTTCGGCCGTGGCGTCGCCCTGAGCGGCAGTTATGCGCTCATCGGCGCGGATGGGGCGGATGCCGAGCGAGGCGCCGCCTACGTCTTCCAGCGGAGCGGCACGAACTGGCTAGAAAAAGCCCGCATGGGGCCCACCGACGAGGGCGGGCCTGATCGGTTCGGACAGACGGTCGCCCTCGATGGCGAAGACGCCCTCATCGGCGCGCGGTACGACGCCAACGGGAACGGCGCGACCGCCGGCTCGGCCTATTTGGTCGCGCTCGAGGGGCAGGTGATCATCACGGCGGTCGACGAACCCGACGCCATGACGCCGCCGGCCTTTGTCCTGGAGCAGAACTACCCGAATCCATTTCGCTCCGAAACCACCATCCGCTACATCCTCCCCGCAACTGCGCAGGTGTCGCTCCGGGTGTACGATGTGCTGGGAAGGGAAGTGGATGTGGTGGTCGATCAGCTACAGCCGGCCGGGCCGTACGCCGTCGCCTACGATGGCTCACGGCTGGCCGCCGGCATCTACCTCTACCGAATCCAGGCCGGGGATACCGCGCAGGTCCGCCGTTTTATCGTCGTGCGCTGA
- a CDS encoding ammonium transporter, with product MNRYTLLLLPLVALAQPAYAQDAAEVAISGADTAWILMSTALVLLMTPALAFFYGGLVRSKDMLNTMMMSFVSLGITGVLWALVAYSLAFGAGSPWLGDLSMAFLAGVGLEAKGSIPHILFMAFQGTFAIITVALISGAIIGRMRFSAYMLFIAAWILLVYAPVCHWVWGGGWIGGMGALDFAGGAVVHVNAGIAALVAASMLGPRKDYGRQALLPHNVPFVLLGTGLLWFGWFGFNGGSALGSNGIAALAFVNTMLAPAATAVVWALLDYLRNGKVTAVGLATAIVVGLVAITPAAGFISPMFSLLLGAIAAFPSYYLILWRSRTRLDDSLDVFAAHGVGGLTGALLTGVFAQQSINGIADGLLFGNPTQFIIQLGSVVAVLLYSGGITFGILKVLGLFMKIRATDKEEGIGLDLTYHGEEAYANGDGTVLLLDEEMNGDGASHGVHVKPARVAGA from the coding sequence ATGAATCGCTACACCCTACTCTTGCTCCCGCTCGTAGCGCTGGCACAGCCGGCCTATGCCCAGGACGCAGCTGAGGTTGCCATCTCCGGGGCCGACACGGCCTGGATCCTGATGTCGACCGCCCTTGTGCTGCTGATGACCCCTGCTCTGGCGTTCTTCTACGGCGGCCTGGTTCGCTCGAAGGACATGCTCAACACGATGATGATGAGCTTTGTCTCGCTGGGCATCACCGGAGTGCTCTGGGCGCTGGTCGCCTACTCCCTGGCGTTCGGCGCCGGTAGCCCCTGGCTCGGCGATCTGTCAATGGCCTTCCTCGCCGGTGTGGGTCTCGAGGCGAAAGGTAGTATCCCTCACATCCTCTTTATGGCGTTCCAGGGGACGTTCGCGATCATCACGGTGGCGCTCATCTCGGGAGCGATCATCGGTCGGATGCGGTTCAGCGCCTACATGCTCTTCATTGCAGCGTGGATTCTGTTGGTTTATGCGCCGGTATGTCACTGGGTATGGGGAGGTGGATGGATCGGAGGGATGGGTGCGTTGGACTTCGCCGGCGGCGCCGTCGTCCACGTCAACGCCGGCATCGCCGCGCTGGTAGCGGCTTCGATGCTCGGGCCGCGGAAGGACTATGGTCGCCAGGCCCTGCTGCCCCACAACGTCCCGTTTGTGCTGCTCGGCACCGGTCTCCTCTGGTTCGGATGGTTCGGCTTCAACGGCGGCAGCGCCCTGGGCTCCAACGGAATCGCCGCGCTGGCCTTCGTCAATACCATGCTCGCGCCGGCCGCCACGGCCGTCGTCTGGGCGTTGTTGGACTACCTGCGGAATGGCAAGGTGACGGCCGTTGGGCTCGCCACCGCCATCGTCGTGGGCCTCGTCGCCATAACGCCGGCCGCAGGCTTCATCTCCCCAATGTTTTCGCTCCTGCTCGGCGCGATCGCGGCATTCCCAAGTTATTACCTGATCCTGTGGCGCTCGCGTACCCGGCTCGACGACTCGCTCGACGTGTTCGCGGCGCACGGCGTGGGCGGCCTCACGGGCGCCCTGCTCACCGGCGTGTTCGCCCAGCAGTCCATCAACGGCATCGCCGATGGGCTCCTGTTCGGCAATCCCACCCAGTTCATCATCCAGCTCGGCTCTGTCGTCGCCGTGCTGCTGTACAGCGGGGGCATTACCTTCGGCATCCTGAAGGTGCTTGGCCTCTTCATGAAGATCCGCGCGACGGATAAGGAAGAAGGCATCGGTCTGGACCTCACCTATCACGGCGAGGAGGCCTACGCCAACGGCGACGGCACGGTGCTGCTGCTCGACGAAGAGATGAATGGAGACGGCGCTTCCCATGGAGTGCACGTCAAACCGGCTCGTGTAGCCGGCGCCTGA
- a CDS encoding P-II family nitrogen regulator, with protein sequence MKLIKAIIRPEKLNDVLKALYQAEVHGITVTRVHGHGGETDLVETYRGTTVKKVLTEKVALDIGVSEPFVERTVQAILGASRTGEVGDGKIFVLPVEKIYRIRTGEEDMAAVTPVTA encoded by the coding sequence ATGAAACTCATTAAAGCGATCATTCGCCCCGAAAAACTAAACGACGTGCTCAAGGCCCTTTACCAGGCCGAAGTCCACGGCATCACCGTAACCCGCGTGCACGGCCACGGCGGCGAAACAGACCTGGTCGAAACCTACCGCGGCACCACCGTCAAGAAGGTGTTGACCGAAAAAGTGGCGCTGGACATCGGCGTCTCCGAGCCGTTTGTCGAACGGACCGTCCAGGCCATCCTCGGAGCCAGCCGCACCGGCGAGGTTGGTGACGGCAAGATCTTTGTCCTCCCCGTCGAAAAAATCTATCGGATCCGCACCGGCGAGGAAGACATGGCCGCGGTGACGCCCGTGACCGCCTGA
- a CDS encoding NfeD family protein translates to MDTVYLVSMIVGGFFVLLSIFGGEMEHHVDVSSDVHGDFGGATAHDSDTGGGGFVDLLSLRTLFFFLAFFGLTGSLLSWTGSSETLTAITATVVGLVVGLGGNFAIQRIGHARVSSEITSNDLTGLTGRVLIPFSGSDRGKIRVVVKGNELRLPARSLDVESAESFETGDEVVVVSRDGVTVEVVKPT, encoded by the coding sequence ATGGATACTGTTTATCTGGTCAGCATGATCGTTGGCGGCTTCTTCGTCCTGCTTTCCATCTTTGGAGGGGAGATGGAACACCACGTCGACGTTTCCAGCGATGTGCATGGCGATTTCGGCGGAGCTACCGCGCACGACTCGGATACGGGCGGCGGCGGCTTTGTGGACCTCCTCTCTCTTCGCACCCTGTTCTTTTTCCTGGCCTTTTTCGGTCTCACGGGCTCTCTCCTGTCGTGGACGGGCTCGAGCGAAACGCTGACTGCCATTACAGCCACGGTGGTGGGCCTCGTCGTCGGCTTAGGGGGCAACTTCGCCATCCAGCGCATCGGCCATGCCCGGGTCTCGAGCGAGATCACGTCGAACGACCTGACGGGGCTGACCGGACGGGTACTGATCCCGTTTTCGGGCAGCGACCGGGGGAAGATCAGAGTCGTGGTCAAGGGCAACGAACTCCGCCTGCCGGCCCGCTCCCTCGATGTCGAATCGGCTGAATCGTTCGAAACCGGCGATGAAGTGGTGGTCGTCTCGCGCGACGGCGTCACTGTCGAAGTCGTAAAGCCTACCTGA